In one Halorubrum sp. CBA1229 genomic region, the following are encoded:
- a CDS encoding rhomboid family intramembrane serine protease yields MGGEGDPRDGDGPPSGDRADADTPTLRGLLASVRAAVRSSPPRDLFLIAVPIPALLVAVSLTPGTDAWHLSLATGGVFESRWALWTAFASSFVHATPAHLLDNLVNYWLLVAVAYPLSVVAGWRDRLLGATAIYLAVVPLASAWATIVALGGLTNAPTAGFSDVNSALLGYLVVVWFAALATEAGADGERGEGRNDGDAEPTVGVDARWSVVAALGSLALAYLAPSGVGYFPSLPAVGSLFALCAALVAVGLYAGVGSPRVVGLDLAPERELLYVTGASVAVAGVIGSLVVVPFGSNVFAHLAGYVVGVAVPLVGVVLDG; encoded by the coding sequence ATGGGCGGCGAGGGGGACCCGCGTGACGGCGACGGGCCGCCGAGCGGGGATCGCGCTGACGCCGACACGCCCACCCTCCGCGGCCTCCTCGCCAGCGTCCGCGCGGCCGTCCGGTCGAGCCCGCCGAGGGACCTCTTCCTGATCGCCGTCCCCATCCCGGCGCTGCTCGTCGCCGTGAGCCTCACGCCGGGGACCGACGCCTGGCACCTCTCGCTCGCGACCGGCGGAGTCTTCGAGAGCCGGTGGGCGCTGTGGACCGCGTTCGCGTCGAGCTTCGTCCACGCGACCCCGGCGCACCTCCTCGACAACCTCGTCAACTACTGGCTGCTCGTCGCGGTCGCGTACCCCCTCTCGGTCGTCGCGGGCTGGCGCGACCGGCTGCTCGGCGCGACCGCGATTTACCTCGCCGTCGTCCCGCTCGCGTCGGCGTGGGCGACCATCGTCGCGCTCGGCGGGCTGACGAACGCGCCGACCGCCGGCTTCTCGGACGTGAACAGCGCGCTCCTCGGCTACCTGGTCGTCGTCTGGTTCGCCGCGCTGGCGACGGAGGCCGGGGCGGATGGAGAGCGCGGCGAGGGCAGGAACGACGGGGACGCCGAACCGACGGTCGGCGTCGACGCCCGCTGGTCGGTCGTGGCCGCGCTCGGCTCGCTCGCGCTCGCGTACCTCGCGCCGAGCGGCGTCGGCTACTTCCCGTCGCTGCCGGCGGTCGGGTCCCTGTTCGCGCTCTGCGCGGCCCTCGTCGCCGTCGGGCTCTACGCCGGCGTCGGCAGCCCGCGGGTGGTCGGGCTCGACCTGGCCCCGGAACGAGAGCTGCTGTACGTCACCGGCGCGAGCGTCGCCGTCGCCGGGGTGATCGGGTCGCTGGTGGTCGTCCCGTTCGGCAGCAACGTGTTCGCGCACCTCGCCGGCTACGTCGTCGGCGTCGCGGTCCCGCTCGTCGGCGTCGTGCTCGACGGGTGA
- a CDS encoding CopG family ribbon-helix-helix protein, whose amino-acid sequence MTVVSVSMPEELLERIDGFADEHGYTGRSEVVREASRNLLGEFEDAKLEDRALMAVVTVLFDYETTSVEERMMRLRHEHEGLVASNFHNHVGSRYCMELFVLEGRLADISAFVGKVRATKDTLTVDYSVIPVDEFGADTVAKATPDSDGRAHGEGSGRGHGDE is encoded by the coding sequence ATGACAGTCGTCAGCGTCTCCATGCCGGAGGAGTTACTGGAACGGATCGACGGCTTCGCGGACGAGCACGGCTACACCGGTCGCAGCGAGGTCGTCCGCGAGGCCTCGCGGAACCTCCTCGGCGAGTTCGAGGACGCGAAACTGGAGGACAGAGCGCTGATGGCGGTGGTGACGGTGTTGTTCGATTACGAAACCACGAGCGTCGAGGAGCGGATGATGCGGCTCCGACACGAGCACGAGGGGCTCGTCGCCTCCAACTTCCACAACCACGTCGGCTCCCGCTACTGCATGGAGCTGTTCGTGCTGGAGGGGCGGCTGGCGGACATCTCGGCGTTCGTCGGGAAGGTCCGGGCGACGAAGGACACGCTCACCGTCGACTACAGCGTGATCCCCGTCGACGAGTTCGGCGCCGACACGGTCGCGAAGGCGACGCCCGACAGCGACGGGCGCGCACACGGGGAGGGGTCGGGACGCGGTCACGGCGACGAGTAG
- a CDS encoding PadR family transcriptional regulator, whose product MTKWFHSGRRRDLCALLYEAGELRAQSLKNRLESHYDERIDPGSFYATLRSLVESGFLDRRTEGIADVYALTDAGERALLDHYAWLSERVGAAASIEGAEATDVSASTEGSDLKD is encoded by the coding sequence ATGACGAAGTGGTTCCACAGCGGTCGCCGGCGCGACCTGTGCGCGCTGCTGTACGAGGCCGGCGAGCTGCGGGCGCAGTCGCTGAAAAACCGGCTGGAGTCGCACTACGACGAGCGCATCGACCCCGGCTCCTTCTACGCGACGCTCCGGTCGCTGGTCGAGTCGGGGTTCCTCGACCGCCGGACCGAGGGGATCGCCGACGTGTACGCGCTCACCGACGCCGGCGAGCGCGCCCTCCTCGACCACTACGCGTGGCTCTCCGAACGCGTCGGCGCCGCGGCATCGATTGAGGGGGCGGAGGCGACCGACGTCTCGGCCTCGACCGAGGGCTCGGACCTCAAGGATTAA
- a CDS encoding HAD family hydrolase has product MAVADYDFHLFDLDGTLVDAEWSYTRAVFDRVGDRLGRRFSDREAHVLWHGLGGPRGDTLREIGVDPEAFWPAFHAVEDPVARAEATYLHDDAARLLDRVDEAGGPTGLVTHCQRFLAEPVLDRVALDGRFDAVICCTDETGWKPDPGPIELAMRELGVDPRADRGYYAGDGESDVGAAWNAGLDAVHVERVGHEDRGRCVLGDRRVDRLDELVDPT; this is encoded by the coding sequence ATGGCCGTCGCCGACTACGACTTCCACCTGTTCGACCTCGACGGCACCCTCGTCGACGCGGAGTGGTCGTACACCCGCGCGGTGTTCGACCGCGTCGGCGACCGGCTCGGACGGCGCTTCTCCGACCGGGAGGCGCACGTCCTCTGGCACGGGCTGGGCGGTCCCCGCGGGGACACCCTCCGCGAGATCGGCGTCGACCCGGAGGCCTTCTGGCCGGCGTTCCACGCGGTCGAAGACCCCGTCGCCCGCGCGGAGGCGACGTACCTCCACGACGACGCCGCCCGACTGCTCGACCGCGTCGACGAGGCCGGCGGACCGACCGGCCTCGTCACCCACTGCCAGCGGTTCCTCGCCGAGCCCGTCCTCGACCGCGTGGCCCTCGACGGGCGGTTCGACGCGGTGATCTGCTGTACCGACGAGACGGGGTGGAAGCCGGACCCCGGGCCGATCGAGCTGGCGATGCGCGAGCTCGGCGTCGACCCGCGGGCGGACCGCGGCTACTACGCCGGCGACGGCGAGAGCGACGTGGGCGCGGCGTGGAACGCCGGACTCGACGCGGTCCACGTCGAGCGGGTCGGCCACGAGGACCGCGGGCGGTGCGTGCTCGGCGACCGGCGCGTCGACCGGCTCGACGAGCTGGTCGACCCGACGTGA
- the lwrS gene encoding LWR-salt protein, which produces MDAAYVFAVAFRLDPDGATVDPERFETTMEVPASDPGTDGWLFFRDRLWRGEIGDEPSFRTLASDRLGVEVVDVEFRELRTDREYLDALRAAIAEDLGRFNADSVDEVLRKYLGSSVHVREE; this is translated from the coding sequence ATGGACGCCGCCTACGTCTTCGCCGTCGCGTTCCGACTCGATCCGGACGGGGCGACGGTCGATCCCGAGCGGTTCGAGACGACGATGGAAGTCCCCGCGAGCGACCCGGGCACCGACGGCTGGCTGTTCTTCCGCGACCGGCTCTGGCGCGGCGAGATCGGCGACGAACCGTCGTTCCGGACCCTCGCGAGCGACCGCCTCGGCGTCGAGGTCGTCGATGTCGAGTTCCGGGAGCTCCGGACCGACCGCGAGTACCTCGACGCGTTGCGCGCGGCGATCGCCGAGGACCTCGGCCGGTTCAACGCCGATTCCGTCGACGAGGTCCTTCGCAAGTACCTCGGGTCGTCGGTCCACGTCCGAGAGGAGTGA
- the uppS gene encoding polyprenyl diphosphate synthase translates to MLHRLRDLGERAYRRHLRREIEDVPAHVAIIQDGNRRYARERGDDAPDGHRAGADTTERVLDWCADLGVAELTLYAFSTENFERPDEELAPLFDLLERKLREFADADRVHEQGVRVRAIGDIERLPPRVRDAVDYAERRTAENDRFTLNVALAYGGRTELLDAARTIAADVDAGDLDPADVDVETVEDRLYDRPVRDVDLIVRTGGDERTSNFLPWHANGNEAAVYFCAPYWPEFSQREFLRAIRTYQSREESWQRARAERAAALVRAVAEVEIAEARAVAGRLRERVPRLDGSDISDDALGIGDGDAVGPVDDEPRESKSAN, encoded by the coding sequence ATGTTGCACCGCCTCCGCGACCTCGGCGAGCGCGCCTACCGCCGCCACCTCCGCCGCGAGATCGAGGACGTGCCGGCCCACGTCGCGATCATTCAGGACGGGAACCGGCGGTACGCCCGCGAGCGCGGGGACGACGCCCCCGACGGCCACCGTGCCGGCGCCGACACCACGGAGCGCGTGCTCGACTGGTGCGCGGACCTCGGCGTCGCGGAGCTGACGCTGTACGCCTTCTCCACCGAGAACTTCGAGCGTCCCGACGAGGAGCTGGCGCCCCTCTTCGACCTGCTGGAGCGCAAGCTCCGGGAGTTCGCCGACGCCGACCGCGTCCACGAGCAGGGGGTGCGCGTCCGGGCGATCGGCGACATCGAGCGGCTCCCGCCCCGCGTCCGCGACGCCGTCGACTACGCCGAGCGCCGCACCGCGGAGAACGACCGGTTCACGCTGAACGTCGCCTTGGCGTACGGCGGCCGGACCGAGCTGCTCGACGCCGCCCGGACCATCGCCGCCGACGTCGACGCCGGCGACCTCGACCCCGCCGACGTCGACGTCGAGACCGTCGAGGACCGGCTGTACGACCGGCCGGTCCGCGACGTCGATCTCATCGTCCGGACCGGCGGCGACGAGCGCACCTCGAACTTCCTCCCGTGGCACGCGAACGGTAACGAGGCCGCCGTCTACTTCTGTGCGCCCTACTGGCCGGAGTTCTCGCAGCGGGAGTTCCTCCGCGCCATCCGCACCTACCAGTCCCGCGAGGAGTCGTGGCAGCGCGCCCGCGCTGAGCGGGCCGCCGCGCTCGTCCGGGCGGTGGCCGAGGTGGAGATCGCCGAGGCCCGGGCCGTCGCCGGGCGACTCCGCGAGCGCGTCCCGCGGCTCGACGGCAGCGATATCTCTGACGACGCGCTCGGGATCGGCGACGGCGACGCGGTCGGGCCGGTCGACGACGAACCGCGGGAGTCGAAGAGCGCGAACTAA
- a CDS encoding DUF2891 domain-containing protein — MDAFENVSPDALRAGRADAIDDAVATALAAHPLDGIETEYPHYQGTVEGADAPSRPSEKHPVFYGCFDWHSAVHSHWALVRALRLVPDHPDEAAIAERVDERLTPENVASEVEYLDENPGFEEPYGWSWLLRLAAELRLWDDPRADAWSEALRPLEERVRRGTRESVLDVDRPHRVGTHGNTAFALAGVLDYARVVDDDDLEAETVTTARRLYADDTAAVVGAEPLGWDFLSPALAEADLMRRVLDPGAFAAWLDGFLPDLAAPPHDALLEPVDVEPDDADGAAMHLIGLNVSRAWCLAGLADALAERDGAAAARLREPLDAAARRHAEAGAADVLTDDYAGSHWLSSFALYLLTRAEGGIAPGGG; from the coding sequence ATGGACGCCTTCGAGAACGTCTCGCCGGACGCGCTCCGGGCCGGGCGGGCGGACGCGATAGACGACGCGGTCGCGACGGCGCTCGCCGCGCACCCCCTCGACGGGATCGAGACCGAGTACCCGCACTACCAGGGGACGGTGGAGGGGGCCGACGCGCCGTCGCGGCCGTCGGAGAAGCATCCGGTCTTCTACGGCTGTTTCGACTGGCACTCGGCGGTTCACAGCCACTGGGCGCTCGTGCGCGCGCTGCGGCTCGTCCCGGACCACCCGGACGAGGCCGCAATCGCGGAGCGCGTCGACGAGCGGCTGACCCCGGAGAACGTCGCGAGCGAAGTAGAGTACCTCGACGAAAACCCCGGCTTCGAGGAGCCGTACGGCTGGTCGTGGCTGCTGCGGCTCGCCGCAGAGCTTCGCCTGTGGGACGACCCGCGCGCCGACGCGTGGAGCGAGGCGCTCCGTCCCCTCGAGGAGCGGGTCCGACGGGGGACCCGCGAGTCGGTCCTCGACGTCGACCGCCCCCACCGGGTCGGCACCCACGGCAACACCGCCTTCGCGCTCGCGGGGGTCCTCGACTACGCGCGGGTCGTCGACGACGACGACCTCGAAGCGGAGACCGTGACGACGGCCCGCCGGCTCTACGCGGACGACACCGCTGCCGTCGTCGGCGCGGAGCCACTCGGCTGGGACTTCCTCTCGCCCGCGCTGGCCGAGGCGGACCTCATGCGCCGCGTCCTCGACCCCGGCGCGTTCGCGGCGTGGCTCGACGGGTTCCTCCCCGACCTCGCCGCGCCGCCGCACGACGCGCTGCTGGAGCCCGTCGACGTCGAGCCGGACGACGCCGACGGCGCCGCGATGCACCTGATCGGGCTCAACGTCTCCCGCGCGTGGTGTCTCGCGGGGCTGGCCGACGCGCTGGCGGAGCGGGACGGGGCGGCGGCGGCCCGGCTCCGCGAGCCGCTCGACGCCGCGGCGCGCCGCCACGCCGAGGCGGGGGCCGCGGACGTGCTCACCGACGACTACGCGGGCTCGCACTGGCTCTCCTCGTTCGCGCTGTATCTGCTGACGCGGGCCGAGGGCGGAATCGCGCCGGGCGGCGGTTAG
- a CDS encoding NOB1 family endonuclease, translated as MEVLDTSAFIHEYTTDDDVVSVPEVHEELTGEGALRFDAMEGSGMTIHVPAPEVIDNVRRAARGSGDDAELSDTDTRLIATALELSATLVTDDYAMQNVAERLELDVEPIARDGISEEREWRFQCVGCNRTFDENKERCPICGSDLTRKNPA; from the coding sequence ATGGAAGTCCTCGACACCTCGGCGTTCATCCACGAGTACACCACCGACGACGACGTCGTCTCGGTGCCCGAAGTGCACGAGGAGCTCACCGGCGAGGGGGCGCTCCGCTTCGACGCGATGGAGGGATCCGGGATGACGATCCACGTCCCGGCCCCGGAGGTCATCGACAACGTCCGGCGCGCGGCCCGCGGGTCCGGCGACGACGCGGAGCTGTCCGACACCGACACGCGGCTGATCGCGACCGCGCTCGAGCTGAGCGCGACGCTGGTCACCGACGACTACGCGATGCAGAACGTCGCCGAGCGGCTCGAGCTGGACGTCGAGCCCATCGCGCGGGACGGGATCTCGGAGGAGCGCGAGTGGCGCTTCCAGTGCGTCGGCTGCAACCGCACGTTCGACGAGAACAAGGAGCGGTGCCCGATCTGCGGCAGCGACCTGACGCGGAAGAACCCGGCGTGA
- a CDS encoding PRC-barrel domain-containing protein: MVDILAENLSGKAVMSSDGTELGDLYNITMDLKSGELNDLLVSPHEHLSPERSGFDVDEMGRLKVPVGNVQAVKDYIVVAR; this comes from the coding sequence ATGGTAGACATCCTCGCGGAGAACCTCTCCGGGAAGGCGGTGATGAGCTCGGACGGCACTGAGCTCGGCGACCTGTACAACATCACGATGGACCTGAAGTCGGGCGAGCTGAACGACCTGCTCGTGAGCCCGCACGAGCACCTCAGCCCCGAGCGATCCGGCTTCGACGTCGACGAGATGGGCCGGCTCAAGGTGCCGGTCGGGAACGTGCAGGCGGTGAAAGACTACATCGTCGTCGCCCGCTGA
- the infB gene encoding translation initiation factor IF-2 — MTDHTNADTLRTPIVAVLGHVDHGKTSLLDKIRGSAVSEGEAGAITQHIGATDIPLDTISGMAGELIDPTDFDLPGLLFIDTPGHHSFSTLRARGGALADIAVLVVDVNDGFQPQTEEAIDILRRTGTPFVVAANKVDTTPGWNPQEGQPIQKSLEAQSERAESMLNENLYEIIGQLSDAGFSADLYWRVQDFQKNIGVVPLSALTGEGVPDLLTVLMGLSQRFMKEEMEIDVQGPGEGTVLEVKDERGFGATIDTVVYDGVVRNGDQVVVGGQDEPIVTEIRALLQPRPLEEIRTEKQFEKVAEVGAAAGVKIAAPDLDRAMAGAPVRVVRDRSEAEVVEDVKAELAEIEVETAENGVVVKADTLGSLEAMANALREAEVPILRAEVGDIAPRDIAVAETANQDEHKAILGFNVDLLANAESELESADVKLFTNDVIYQLIEDYETYVEEKQRAQQETVLDKVVRPARFRILPDHTFRQNDPAVVGVEVISGTVQNNRNVGMFEGNEFERVGQLSGIQKQGDDVDEARAGERVSIAIDGPTVGRGIEEGDTLWTEVPEKHAKILEQELKEEITADEREALSAYLDTKRKRDPFWGK; from the coding sequence ATGACCGACCACACAAACGCGGACACCCTTCGGACGCCGATCGTCGCCGTGCTGGGTCACGTCGACCACGGCAAGACGAGCCTGCTCGACAAGATCCGCGGCTCCGCCGTCAGCGAGGGCGAGGCCGGCGCGATCACCCAACACATCGGGGCGACGGACATCCCGCTCGACACCATCTCCGGGATGGCGGGCGAGCTCATCGACCCGACCGACTTCGATTTACCCGGCCTCCTGTTCATCGACACGCCGGGCCACCACTCCTTCTCGACGCTGCGCGCCCGCGGCGGCGCGCTCGCCGACATCGCGGTGCTCGTCGTCGACGTCAACGACGGGTTCCAGCCCCAGACCGAGGAGGCGATCGACATCCTCCGACGCACCGGCACCCCCTTCGTCGTCGCCGCCAACAAGGTCGACACGACGCCGGGGTGGAACCCGCAGGAGGGCCAGCCGATCCAGAAGAGCCTGGAGGCGCAGTCGGAGCGCGCCGAGTCGATGCTCAACGAGAACCTCTACGAGATCATCGGGCAGCTGTCGGACGCCGGCTTCTCGGCCGACCTCTACTGGCGCGTGCAGGACTTCCAGAAGAACATCGGCGTCGTCCCGCTGTCGGCGCTCACGGGCGAGGGCGTCCCCGACCTCCTCACCGTCCTGATGGGGCTCTCCCAGCGGTTCATGAAAGAGGAGATGGAGATCGACGTGCAGGGCCCCGGCGAGGGGACGGTCCTCGAGGTGAAAGACGAGCGGGGCTTCGGCGCCACCATCGACACGGTGGTGTACGACGGCGTGGTGCGCAACGGCGATCAGGTCGTCGTCGGCGGGCAGGACGAGCCGATCGTCACCGAGATCCGGGCGCTGTTGCAGCCGCGCCCGCTCGAGGAGATCCGCACCGAGAAGCAGTTCGAGAAGGTGGCGGAGGTCGGCGCCGCTGCCGGGGTGAAGATCGCCGCGCCGGACCTCGACCGGGCGATGGCCGGCGCGCCGGTCCGAGTCGTCCGCGACCGCTCGGAGGCGGAGGTCGTCGAGGACGTGAAAGCCGAGCTCGCGGAGATCGAGGTCGAGACCGCCGAGAACGGCGTCGTCGTCAAGGCGGACACGCTCGGGTCGCTGGAGGCGATGGCGAACGCGCTCCGCGAGGCGGAGGTGCCCATCCTGCGCGCCGAGGTCGGCGACATCGCGCCGCGCGACATCGCCGTGGCCGAGACCGCGAACCAGGACGAGCACAAGGCCATCCTCGGCTTCAACGTCGACCTGCTGGCGAACGCGGAGTCGGAGCTGGAGAGCGCCGACGTGAAGCTGTTCACCAACGACGTCATCTACCAGCTGATCGAGGACTACGAGACGTACGTCGAGGAGAAGCAGCGCGCCCAGCAGGAGACGGTGCTGGACAAGGTCGTCCGCCCCGCGCGCTTCCGCATCCTCCCGGACCACACGTTCCGACAGAACGACCCCGCCGTCGTCGGCGTCGAGGTCATCTCCGGCACGGTCCAGAACAACCGCAACGTCGGGATGTTCGAGGGCAACGAGTTCGAGCGCGTCGGCCAGCTCTCCGGGATTCAGAAGCAGGGCGACGACGTCGACGAGGCGCGCGCCGGCGAGCGCGTGAGCATCGCCATCGACGGGCCCACGGTCGGCCGCGGCATCGAGGAGGGCGACACCCTCTGGACCGAGGTCCCCGAGAAGCACGCGAAGATCCTCGAACAGGAGTTAAAAGAGGAGATCACGGCCGACGAGCGCGAGGCGCTCTCGGCGTATCTCGACACCAAGCGGAAGCGCGACCCCTTCTGGGGGAAGTGA
- a CDS encoding NAD(P)H-binding protein, whose protein sequence is MTTHDVDAVLVAGATGGTGREVLRRAGSRVETVRALTRSPGATADLRAAGADEVAVDDLLDPSNLVAAVEGIDAVISAVGTAPSAVRDGPPFVDGAGNRALLDAAVDAGVDAFVMESAIGVGPEPASPLASAFDAFIGPLQEVKGEAEAAIRDAPIRHTVLRPGVLTNGRRTGLVSTAEPGEKLWGTVSRADVAWLMTAAPTTEGAANRTFEVVSTPRFPDRGVDVNWTLPR, encoded by the coding sequence GTGACCACGCACGACGTCGACGCGGTCCTCGTCGCGGGCGCGACGGGCGGAACCGGCCGCGAGGTGCTGCGGCGAGCCGGATCGCGAGTGGAGACCGTTCGCGCGCTCACTCGGTCGCCGGGGGCCACCGCCGACCTCCGCGCGGCGGGCGCGGACGAGGTCGCGGTAGACGACCTCCTCGACCCGTCGAACCTGGTCGCGGCCGTCGAGGGGATCGACGCCGTCATAAGCGCCGTCGGGACCGCTCCGTCGGCGGTGCGAGACGGGCCGCCGTTCGTCGACGGCGCCGGCAACCGGGCGCTGCTGGACGCGGCGGTCGACGCCGGCGTCGACGCGTTCGTGATGGAGTCGGCGATCGGCGTCGGTCCCGAGCCGGCGAGCCCGCTCGCGTCGGCCTTCGACGCGTTCATCGGCCCGCTCCAGGAGGTCAAGGGGGAGGCGGAGGCGGCGATCCGCGACGCGCCGATCCGCCACACGGTCCTCCGTCCGGGGGTCCTGACGAACGGCCGCCGGACGGGGCTCGTCTCGACGGCCGAACCGGGCGAGAAGCTGTGGGGCACCGTCTCGCGGGCCGACGTGGCGTGGCTCATGACCGCGGCGCCGACGACCGAGGGCGCCGCGAACCGGACGTTCGAAGTCGTCTCAACGCCGCGGTTCCCCGACCGCGGCGTCGACGTGAACTGGACGCTGCCGCGGTGA
- a CDS encoding TOBE domain-containing protein — protein MDEGGDESVGGRESAGADAAGAGRGRAALLEGDVEFDGRDAALLRAVHDAGSVAGAAAELGRSRARALSRIETLEDAFGRLVERRRGGSGGGGSRLADAGHALLDRYDRLQAVLTATASVPETVLDGTVARVDGELADVDTAVGTVRGLHGGPSGADDPRDEVAVGDAVQVRIGADAVTIYKGDVGVDPDATSARNRLRGAVVGIDAGETVSTVRVAVEDVTFRVLITAESADRLALNAGDEVAIRWKATATRLVGHTAGAARE, from the coding sequence ATGGACGAGGGCGGCGACGAGAGCGTCGGAGGACGGGAGAGCGCCGGGGCGGACGCCGCCGGCGCGGGGCGCGGCCGCGCGGCGCTCCTCGAGGGGGACGTCGAGTTCGACGGGCGCGACGCCGCGCTCCTCCGGGCGGTCCACGACGCGGGCTCGGTCGCGGGCGCGGCCGCCGAGCTGGGTCGCTCCCGGGCCCGCGCCCTCTCGCGGATAGAGACCTTGGAGGACGCGTTCGGTCGGCTCGTCGAGCGACGGCGCGGCGGTTCGGGCGGCGGCGGCAGCCGGCTCGCCGACGCCGGGCACGCGCTCCTCGACCGCTACGACCGGCTGCAGGCCGTGTTGACCGCGACCGCGAGCGTGCCCGAGACGGTGCTCGACGGGACGGTCGCGCGCGTCGACGGCGAGCTGGCCGACGTCGACACGGCGGTCGGGACGGTCAGAGGGCTCCACGGCGGGCCGAGCGGCGCGGACGACCCCCGCGACGAGGTGGCGGTCGGCGACGCCGTGCAGGTGCGGATCGGCGCCGACGCGGTGACGATTTATAAGGGAGACGTCGGGGTCGACCCCGACGCGACGAGCGCCCGGAACCGCCTGCGCGGCGCGGTGGTCGGGATCGACGCGGGCGAGACCGTCTCGACGGTGCGCGTCGCGGTCGAGGACGTCACTTTCCGGGTGTTGATCACGGCCGAGAGCGCGGACCGGTTGGCCCTGAACGCCGGCGACGAGGTGGCGATCCGCTGGAAGGCGACCGCGACGCGGCTGGTTGGGCACACGGCGGGAGCCGCCCGCGAGTAG
- a CDS encoding substrate-binding domain-containing protein — MPIHRRRFVAALGAGAVASTAGCAGGSQAESDGGAGVAGETLTLTTTTSTYDTGLLDAIHGDFEEMYGVTVDAVAQGTGAALESARNGDSDVVMVHARGLEDEFMRNGYGINRRDLMFNDFVIVGPESDPAGIQGTSSATEALTAIAEAQAQFVSRGDNSGTHTKELNLWEAAGTEPGGDWYQETGTGMGEALNIANQQGAYTLADRGTFISQRSEIDLTILVQGPIEDGPEILANPYGIMAVNPGVHDNANYDLAMAYIGWITSPGAQNAIADYQMNGEQLFFPEAVSENPDFQQYVPEGWSGNSTDG; from the coding sequence ATGCCGATACATCGAAGACGGTTCGTCGCCGCGCTCGGTGCAGGGGCTGTCGCGAGTACCGCCGGCTGCGCCGGCGGGAGTCAGGCGGAGTCGGACGGCGGCGCCGGCGTGGCCGGCGAGACGCTGACGCTCACGACCACGACGAGCACCTACGACACGGGGCTGCTCGACGCGATCCACGGCGACTTCGAGGAGATGTACGGGGTCACCGTCGACGCGGTCGCGCAGGGGACGGGCGCGGCCCTCGAGTCGGCCCGGAACGGCGACTCCGACGTGGTGATGGTCCACGCCCGCGGGCTCGAGGACGAATTCATGCGGAACGGGTACGGGATCAACCGCCGGGACCTGATGTTCAACGACTTCGTGATCGTCGGACCCGAGAGCGACCCGGCCGGGATACAGGGGACGTCCTCGGCTACCGAGGCGCTCACCGCCATCGCCGAGGCGCAGGCGCAGTTCGTCTCCCGCGGGGACAACTCCGGGACCCACACCAAGGAGCTGAACCTCTGGGAGGCCGCGGGGACCGAGCCCGGCGGCGACTGGTACCAGGAGACCGGCACCGGGATGGGCGAGGCGCTGAACATCGCCAACCAGCAGGGCGCGTACACGCTCGCGGACCGGGGCACGTTCATCTCGCAGCGCTCGGAGATCGACCTGACGATCCTCGTGCAGGGCCCCATCGAGGACGGCCCGGAGATCCTCGCGAATCCCTACGGAATCATGGCCGTCAACCCCGGCGTGCACGACAACGCCAACTACGACCTCGCGATGGCGTACATTGGCTGGATCACCAGCCCCGGGGCCCAGAACGCGATCGCCGACTACCAGATGAACGGCGAGCAGCTGTTCTTCCCCGAGGCGGTCTCCGAGAACCCCGACTTCCAGCAGTACGTTCCGGAAGGTTGGAGTGGGAACTCCACCGACGGGTGA